The sequence CGAGAACAACCCAGGGAGATTGTATATTCGATACCTTTCAGGAGGATTCATTTACCCTTGACTACAAGAAGCCGCCGCTCCCTCCGAAGTCGGTTTTCTTTCCCCATAACGAGGTGATCTTTCAAGTGGTAAATAATGAATTCCGTGAGATTGTATCGGCAAACAATACAATCCTGTTCGGGATACGGTCCTGCGACATGATGGGGTTGCTTCAGTGTGTGAGCTTTATGACCCGTGATCGCAAGGATATCTACTACAGCGCGAAAAAAGATACGGCCATAACTGCTGTAATGGCATGTCCCGGGCCACAGAATGAGACCTGTTTCTGCACCACAACATTCAGCGGCCCGGTTGCAGAGAAAGGCTTTGATTTACTGTTCTACGACATGGATGATGTTTTCATGATAGAGGCAGGCAGTCAGCAAGGCAAAGATTTACTGTCATCAGGTCAGTTTATCGATGTGGATGATACCATCGCCAGGGAGAAAATAGAGGCTTTCAAGAAAAAAGCCGTCCAGAGCATACCGCTCGTCGATGAGGTCAACGAAGCCATGAACAGGCTCGAAGACGGCACAGCAGATGAGAAAGTCTGGGAGCGCTTCGGCCGGAAGTGTATAGTTTGTGGCGGCTGCGCTTTTGTTTGTCCTACATGCACGTGCTTTAATGTCTATGACCACGAGACAGCACCGGGCCGTGGTGTGAGAGCCAGAACGTGGGATGCATGCCTCTATGGCGGATTTACCCGCGAGGCTTCCGGCCACAACCCCAGATCTACCCAGGCATCAAGGCTGAAAAGACGGCATGAACACAAGCTCCTTTACTACAATAAGACCGATATCCAGGAGAGTCTGTGCGGTTGCGTGGGTTGTGGTCGTTGCTCCGACTATTGCCCTGTCCATATCGGAACCCTTGAAGTCGTAAAAGAAATTGCTGCAAAATAAAATTTCGGAGGTCCCCATGTCTGAGAAAAAAAAGATATTCATCATTGACGATGATAAAGACTACGGCGAGGCGCTGAAGATCGTGCTGGAAAGTAACGGCTACGCGGTGGATCATTTACTCAACATCGATGACGGGCGTAAAGCTGTGGAAAAAAAGAGACCGAACCTCATCATCTTAGATGTGATGATGGATAAACATACAGATGGGTTCGACTTCTGCTACAATCTGAAGCACGATGAAGAGTGCAAAAAGATCCCCATAATGATGCTCACCGCAGTTACGGAAAAAACAGGATTCAAGTTTTCTCCGGAGACGGATGGAGAATATTTACAGGCCGATGATTACGTAGCAAAGCCAATCCCTGTTGCGGAACTCCTCGCCAGGGTTAACAAACTCATCGGCTGAACCCGACGGCCGGGAAACCCCGCCCTATGGGCGGGGTGCTCCAATAATATAGAGCTGTACCGCAGGCTTTATACCCTATCTTCAGTTTTACCAAAGACCGATTGATTAAAATATTCC is a genomic window of Deltaproteobacteria bacterium containing:
- a CDS encoding 4Fe-4S dicluster domain-containing protein, whose protein sequence is MKTIAKENVKDLLRLWTKQYQVLVPTRTTQGDCIFDTFQEDSFTLDYKKPPLPPKSVFFPHNEVIFQVVNNEFREIVSANNTILFGIRSCDMMGLLQCVSFMTRDRKDIYYSAKKDTAITAVMACPGPQNETCFCTTTFSGPVAEKGFDLLFYDMDDVFMIEAGSQQGKDLLSSGQFIDVDDTIAREKIEAFKKKAVQSIPLVDEVNEAMNRLEDGTADEKVWERFGRKCIVCGGCAFVCPTCTCFNVYDHETAPGRGVRARTWDACLYGGFTREASGHNPRSTQASRLKRRHEHKLLYYNKTDIQESLCGCVGCGRCSDYCPVHIGTLEVVKEIAAK
- a CDS encoding response regulator; protein product: MSEKKKIFIIDDDKDYGEALKIVLESNGYAVDHLLNIDDGRKAVEKKRPNLIILDVMMDKHTDGFDFCYNLKHDEECKKIPIMMLTAVTEKTGFKFSPETDGEYLQADDYVAKPIPVAELLARVNKLIG